A single genomic interval of Brevundimonas diminuta harbors:
- the map gene encoding type I methionyl aminopeptidase translates to MYETPELETDVLVRSSAIRIHEAEDFEGMRKAGRLVAEALDMIAAHVKPGVLTSTIDDLVREFTLDNGGLPACLGYKGYEKTVCTSINHVVCHGIPGDRVLKDGDIVNIDHTVIVDGWHGDSSRMYAVGEINARAKKLIDVTYQSLDLGLEQVKPGNTFGDIGYAIQKFVEAQRMSVVRDFCGHGIGRVFHDSPNVLHYGRRGEGAVLKPGMFFTVEPMVNLGKPHVKVLSDGWTAVTRDKSLSAQCEHTIGVTEDGLEIFTASPAGLFRPN, encoded by the coding sequence ATGTACGAAACGCCCGAACTCGAAACCGACGTCCTGGTCCGCTCCAGCGCCATCCGCATCCATGAGGCGGAAGACTTCGAGGGCATGCGCAAGGCCGGCCGTCTGGTCGCCGAGGCGCTGGATATGATCGCGGCCCATGTGAAGCCGGGGGTCCTGACCAGCACGATCGACGATCTGGTGCGCGAGTTCACCCTGGACAACGGCGGCCTTCCCGCCTGCCTGGGCTACAAGGGTTACGAGAAGACCGTCTGCACCTCGATCAACCACGTCGTCTGCCACGGCATTCCCGGCGACCGGGTGCTGAAGGACGGCGACATCGTCAACATCGACCACACCGTGATCGTGGACGGCTGGCACGGCGATTCCAGCCGCATGTATGCGGTAGGCGAGATCAATGCGCGGGCGAAGAAGCTGATCGACGTGACCTATCAGTCGCTGGATCTGGGCCTGGAGCAGGTCAAGCCTGGCAATACGTTCGGCGACATCGGCTATGCGATCCAGAAGTTCGTCGAAGCCCAGCGCATGAGCGTGGTGCGCGACTTCTGCGGCCACGGCATCGGCCGCGTCTTCCACGACAGCCCCAACGTCCTGCACTACGGCCGTCGTGGCGAGGGCGCGGTGCTGAAGCCCGGCATGTTCTTCACCGTCGAGCCGATGGTGAACCTAGGCAAGCCGCATGTGAAGGTGCTGTCCGACGGCTGGACCGCCGTGACGCGCGACAAGTCCCTGTCGGCCCAATGCGAGCACACCATCGGGGTGACCGAAGACGGACTGGAAATCTTCACGGCGTCGCCGGCGGGGTTGTTCCGACCGAACTGA
- the grxD gene encoding Grx4 family monothiol glutaredoxin: MTDTAQAADPVHAFIGETVAQNDVVLFMKGTPDQPRCGFSSLAVQILDHVGAGFVGVDVLQDEALREGIKSFTDWPTIPQLYVKGEFVGGSDIIREMFQAGELQALMVEKGVPLGEA; this comes from the coding sequence GTGACCGACACCGCCCAAGCCGCCGACCCCGTCCACGCCTTCATCGGCGAAACCGTCGCCCAGAACGACGTGGTTCTGTTCATGAAGGGCACGCCGGACCAGCCGCGCTGCGGCTTCTCGTCCCTGGCGGTGCAGATCCTGGATCATGTCGGCGCCGGCTTCGTGGGCGTGGACGTGCTGCAGGACGAAGCCCTGCGCGAAGGCATCAAGAGCTTCACCGACTGGCCCACCATTCCACAGCTCTATGTGAAAGGCGAGTTCGTGGGCGGATCGGACATCATCCGCGAAATGTTCCAGGCCGGCGAACTTCAGGCCCTGATGGTCGAGAAGGGCGTGCCGCTCGGCGAGGCCTGA
- a CDS encoding oxidoreductase: MRYRPFGVSGSAISNLTLSFGADVLKRGREAGLDLLYSALEAGVNSYRLETADPVAAEVLGEALSHVDRKLVYVSLTLGAGDGRDQQRDFSAQGMTAAIDRVLHFSGLGWIDVAVLHEPGETELAQSSLSALKAMRATGRIKLLGIAGGGDVMDAYVSTGAFDALLTPFDINADWKIRNRIRSAREQDMAVFAYDFYADRRARAPDAPIFKKGLFGFGKDKRPVDTPKKDAFGFLYRTQNWTAEAICLSYVLTDPSVSSVIVTPTDTDRLATLAAAPERDMPPGLAAQIEMARVVANQAA, from the coding sequence ATGCGCTATCGCCCCTTCGGCGTCTCTGGCTCCGCCATCTCCAACCTGACACTGAGTTTCGGCGCCGACGTGCTGAAGCGCGGACGCGAAGCCGGGCTGGACCTGCTGTATTCGGCGCTGGAAGCCGGGGTGAACAGCTATCGGCTGGAGACCGCCGACCCGGTGGCGGCCGAGGTGCTAGGCGAGGCCCTGTCGCATGTGGATCGCAAGCTGGTCTATGTCAGCCTGACGCTGGGCGCCGGCGACGGCCGCGACCAGCAGCGGGACTTCTCGGCACAAGGCATGACAGCGGCCATCGACCGGGTGCTGCACTTCTCGGGCCTGGGGTGGATCGACGTGGCGGTGCTGCACGAGCCGGGCGAGACCGAACTGGCGCAGTCGTCGCTCAGCGCGCTGAAGGCCATGCGCGCCACCGGGCGCATCAAGCTGCTGGGCATCGCCGGCGGCGGCGACGTGATGGACGCCTATGTGTCGACAGGGGCGTTCGACGCCCTGCTGACGCCGTTCGACATCAACGCCGACTGGAAGATCCGAAACCGCATCCGCTCGGCGCGCGAGCAGGACATGGCGGTCTTCGCCTATGACTTCTACGCCGACCGCCGCGCGCGAGCGCCCGATGCGCCGATCTTCAAAAAGGGTCTGTTCGGCTTCGGCAAGGACAAGCGTCCCGTCGATACGCCCAAGAAGGACGCCTTCGGCTTCCTTTATCGCACCCAGAACTGGACGGCCGAGGCGATCTGCCTGTCCTACGTGCTGACCGACCCGTCGGTATCCAGCGTGATCGTCACTCCGACCGACACCGATCGGCTGGCGACACTGGCCGCCGCGCCCGAGCGGGACATGCCGCCGGGCCTGGCCGCGCAGATCGAGATGGCGCGCGTCGTGGCCAATCAGGCGGCCTGA
- a CDS encoding recombinase family protein: protein MSTDKQRYSIEAQSSAIAAYAEAEGFEIVQTYKDEARSGVTITGRDGLQTLLRDVLSGAAFSTILVLDVSRWGRYQNPDQAAHYEFLCFEAGVKVRYCADGMIDDGSPTSALLKSIKRVMAGEYSRQLSDRCRSALRRHVMAGAKHGGVAPYGFARQIFNADGSPGRCLEYGERRGPYQVVRLVHGPASEADIVRDMFKWFAEARWEPKDIAKHLNATARPFRDGSAWTTERVRRILRNEIAVGRFVFNRTYCRFGERKAVPRDDWKRVEVAPALIPLSLFDAAQARFTVLHGASQTDADMIRDLQQLLAANGNLTPRMLDHSKSTMGQKAYIRRFGSIEAAWAQVPFTGAIPRRRILSAEACHPDEILRQLKLLLAEMGYLSTRNIHRSPNLPTPRTIGRIFGSLSLAYELAGYVRTQGEMVSGGRKRASLLSS from the coding sequence ATGTCCACTGACAAGCAGAGGTATTCTATCGAAGCGCAAAGTTCAGCCATCGCCGCCTATGCTGAAGCAGAGGGCTTTGAGATTGTTCAGACCTACAAGGATGAAGCACGGAGCGGCGTCACAATCACTGGCCGCGACGGACTTCAAACTCTGTTGCGAGACGTGCTCTCCGGGGCTGCCTTCTCAACGATCCTAGTATTGGATGTGAGCCGGTGGGGGCGTTATCAAAACCCCGATCAGGCGGCCCATTACGAGTTCCTCTGTTTTGAGGCGGGTGTGAAAGTCCGCTACTGCGCAGACGGGATGATTGACGACGGTTCACCTACGTCAGCTCTTCTAAAGAGCATCAAACGCGTAATGGCGGGAGAGTACAGTCGGCAGCTATCCGACCGATGCCGGTCAGCCCTGCGGCGTCATGTGATGGCCGGGGCGAAGCACGGCGGCGTCGCTCCCTATGGGTTTGCGCGTCAGATATTTAACGCCGATGGGTCGCCGGGTCGCTGCTTGGAGTACGGTGAGAGGCGGGGTCCGTATCAGGTGGTCCGGTTGGTGCACGGGCCAGCCAGCGAAGCCGACATAGTAAGAGACATGTTCAAGTGGTTCGCTGAGGCGCGATGGGAACCAAAGGACATAGCGAAACATCTAAACGCTACTGCGCGGCCATTCCGCGATGGCTCCGCTTGGACGACAGAGAGGGTGCGTCGGATTCTCCGAAATGAAATTGCCGTCGGGCGGTTCGTTTTCAACCGCACATACTGTCGGTTCGGCGAGCGAAAAGCGGTGCCTAGGGACGACTGGAAGAGAGTTGAGGTCGCTCCGGCGCTCATACCCCTAAGCCTCTTTGATGCAGCACAGGCGCGGTTCACGGTACTCCACGGTGCAAGTCAAACGGACGCGGACATGATTCGCGACTTGCAGCAGCTTCTCGCCGCGAACGGCAATCTCACCCCACGGATGCTTGACCACTCGAAGTCCACCATGGGACAGAAGGCCTACATTCGTCGGTTCGGCTCGATAGAGGCTGCATGGGCGCAAGTACCGTTTACGGGAGCCATTCCACGCCGGAGAATCCTATCAGCGGAGGCGTGTCATCCTGACGAAATCCTACGCCAGCTTAAGCTCCTCTTGGCGGAAATGGGGTATCTCAGCACCCGAAACATTCACCGTAGCCCAAACCTCCCCACCCCGAGGACAATAGGCAGAATATTTGGAAGCTTGTCACTCGCCTATGAGCTCGCCGGTTATGTCCGAACCCAAGGCGAAATGGTTTCCGGCGGTCGAAAGCGAGCGTCACTGCTTTCCTCATGA
- a CDS encoding competence/damage-inducible protein A, which yields MTDAASIASAPTAAVLVIGDEILSGRTQDTNTNTIARFLAALGIDLMEARVVSDDHGRIVEALDALRSRWDYVFTTGGIGPTHDDITADAVVAAFGVALPEHPDALAILSRRYGDEFNAARRRMARIPEGGVLIANPVTDAPGFQIGNVFVMAGVPKIMQAMLEDVAPRLRTGAIVHVQTLKVTGVGEGAVADVLRAAANQRRDLSFGSYPFGHGGSGEIGTQLVIRGRDADQVYAAAHDLIAELRNLSIDVAAA from the coding sequence ATGACCGACGCCGCTTCAATCGCCTCTGCGCCGACCGCCGCCGTCCTGGTCATCGGCGACGAAATCCTGTCGGGCCGGACCCAGGACACCAACACCAACACCATCGCACGATTTCTGGCGGCATTGGGGATCGACCTGATGGAGGCGCGGGTCGTCAGCGACGATCACGGCCGGATCGTCGAGGCGTTAGACGCGCTGCGCTCACGCTGGGACTATGTCTTCACCACCGGCGGCATCGGTCCGACCCATGACGACATCACCGCCGACGCCGTGGTGGCCGCCTTCGGCGTGGCCCTGCCCGAACATCCCGACGCGCTGGCCATCCTGTCGCGCCGCTATGGCGACGAGTTCAATGCCGCGCGCCGTCGCATGGCGCGCATTCCCGAGGGCGGCGTTCTGATCGCCAATCCGGTCACCGACGCGCCCGGCTTCCAGATCGGCAATGTCTTCGTCATGGCCGGCGTGCCCAAGATCATGCAGGCGATGCTGGAGGATGTGGCCCCGCGCCTGCGCACCGGCGCGATCGTTCATGTCCAGACCTTAAAGGTCACCGGCGTGGGCGAGGGTGCGGTGGCGGATGTGCTGCGAGCGGCGGCCAATCAGCGCCGCGACCTGTCCTTCGGCAGCTATCCATTCGGCCATGGCGGCAGCGGCGAGATCGGAACCCAACTGGTCATTCGTGGCCGCGATGCCGATCAGGTCTATGCGGCGGCGCATGACTTGATCGCAGAACTGCGTAATCTGAGCATCGACGTTGCCGCTGCGTAA
- a CDS encoding GNAT family N-acetyltransferase, translating into MTDRILTTERLVMRPVSTDDFDDLLKLWSDEDFTRHIMGRALGREEVWFRLLRDLGHWAAMGHGNWTIRLRDGGAYLGSVGVFDYRREMEPPFDAPELGWGVAPGFQGRGYAAEALTAALDWTDRRLEGRTVCMIAPANLASLKLAARVGYRPYATTTYKDQPVQLFERPRRAP; encoded by the coding sequence GTGACCGACAGGATTCTGACGACCGAGCGACTGGTGATGAGGCCCGTCTCGACCGACGATTTCGACGATCTGCTTAAGCTGTGGTCCGATGAGGATTTCACGCGCCACATCATGGGTCGGGCGCTGGGGCGCGAAGAGGTGTGGTTCCGGCTGCTGCGCGATCTCGGCCATTGGGCGGCGATGGGCCATGGCAACTGGACGATCCGGCTGCGGGACGGCGGCGCCTATCTGGGTAGCGTCGGAGTGTTCGACTATCGCCGCGAGATGGAGCCGCCGTTCGACGCGCCGGAGTTGGGCTGGGGCGTGGCGCCGGGGTTTCAGGGGCGGGGCTATGCGGCCGAGGCCCTGACGGCGGCCCTGGACTGGACCGACCGGCGGCTGGAGGGGCGCACCGTCTGCATGATCGCGCCGGCGAACCTGGCCTCGCTGAAGCTGGCGGCGCGGGTCGGTTATCGCCCCTATGCGACGACGACTTACAAAGATCAGCCGGTTCAGCTGTTCGAACGGCCCCGCCGCGCGCCGTAG
- a CDS encoding BolA family protein, translating into MPMSVETLRQHLVDAFADAEIEIEDLAGDGDHYRARIVSSAFAGLPRVRQHQMVYAALKGQMGGELHALALETSAPAKEG; encoded by the coding sequence ATGCCCATGTCCGTGGAAACGCTGCGCCAGCATCTGGTCGACGCCTTCGCCGACGCCGAGATCGAGATCGAGGATCTGGCGGGCGACGGTGACCACTATCGCGCGCGGATCGTGTCGAGCGCCTTCGCCGGCCTGCCGCGCGTGCGTCAGCACCAGATGGTCTATGCCGCGCTGAAGGGTCAGATGGGCGGCGAGCTGCACGCCTTGGCGCTTGAGACCTCAGCGCCGGCCAAGGAGGGCTGA
- a CDS encoding DUF2188 domain-containing protein, with translation MAKNTRHVVPSTSGGWSVRKQGAAKASKNFAKQEDAIEYGKTHARKDQSDVFIHGKNGMIRAHNSYKK, from the coding sequence ATGGCGAAAAACACCCGACACGTGGTCCCCAGTACGTCTGGTGGATGGAGCGTCCGCAAGCAAGGTGCAGCTAAGGCATCGAAAAATTTTGCAAAGCAGGAAGACGCCATCGAGTATGGCAAAACGCACGCTCGAAAAGATCAAAGCGACGTTTTTATTCACGGCAAGAACGGGATGATCCGAGCCCATAATTCCTACAAGAAGTAG